DNA from Desulfosporosinus sp. Sb-LF:
TGGGAAGATAAAAGGGTCCTCCACCCATCGCCACGGCAACATCAAGCCCTCCAGCACCCATAGCAAGCATTCCCATCCCACCAGCTGTTGGAGTATGACTGTCAGATCCAAGCAAGGTTTTCCCGGGTTTGGCGAAACGTTCTAGATGGACTTGGTGACAAATTCCGTTTCCCGGACGAGAAAAATGCGCCCCAAACCGTGCTGCTGCACTTTGCAAAAAAGCGTGATCATCGGCATTTTCAAATCCGCTCTGGAGCGTGTTATGATCTATATAACTAACCGAGCACTCGGTTTGGACTCTGGAAAGGTTCATAGCTTCAAATTGCAAGTAAGCCATGGTTCCTGTTGCGTCCTGGGTTAATGTCTGATCAATTCGGAGAGCTATTTCGTTCCCATGTTTCAAGTCCCCGGAAACAAGGTGTGAAGCAAGTATTTTCTGAGTTAAGTTTTGTGCCATGATAATTCCTCCTTTGAAGATGGTATTAACTTTACCAAAAAGAAGAAGGAACATCTAGGGTTTTCCTAAAAGTATACAGAATATCTGTTTTGGAAACATGTTTCATTATTTTAGGTTGGGTTTGCCATAATTTCAGGTTATAATAGTTTAAAGTAAGATATAGTCTTTACTACTCTAGGGATAGAAACTTATGGCTGGGAGGTATTTTAATGCCAATGTATGAATTTGGGTGTCCAAGCTGTGGGGGCGTGACTACCGAATTGTGTAAAATGGGGGAAAATGGTAAGTTGCTGTCGTGTGTTGGATGTGGGCACGCGGGGCTTATGAGACAAATCTCTGGGTTTGCAAGTTTGGGTATCTCCGGCGGGACCGGAAGCGGAAGTTGTTCACCAGGGT
Protein-coding regions in this window:
- a CDS encoding FmdB family zinc ribbon protein, whose translation is MPMYEFGCPSCGGVTTELCKMGENGKLLSCVGCGHAGLMRQISGFASLGISGGTGSGSCSPGCRGNCTGCH